The following proteins are encoded in a genomic region of Arcobacter cloacae:
- a CDS encoding response regulator transcription factor, translating into MKRILLLEDDLSLGETIKELLLENDYEVDYVTKGNDVIEITFDKEYDLYIFDINVPDIDGLEILKSLRDADDSTPAIFISAMTDLKTFLKGFEVGADDFIKKPFYPEELIVKVNLKLSSNKKEIAFNDIVYLPKNKQLFKNNENIYLTQIQLNLFELFINNKNRIIEQEELYDCLEKPTGNALRFHINKLKNLTELNIKNIRGQGYRLYLHKGTKCATVLKYGLI; encoded by the coding sequence ATGAAAAGAATTTTATTATTAGAAGATGACTTATCCTTAGGTGAAACTATTAAAGAATTATTATTGGAAAATGATTATGAAGTTGACTATGTTACTAAAGGCAATGATGTCATAGAGATCACTTTTGATAAAGAATATGATTTATATATCTTTGATATAAATGTTCCTGATATTGATGGACTTGAAATACTTAAAAGTTTACGAGATGCTGACGATTCAACACCCGCAATATTTATTAGTGCTATGACAGATTTAAAGACCTTTTTAAAGGGCTTTGAAGTTGGTGCAGATGATTTTATAAAAAAGCCTTTCTATCCCGAGGAGTTAATTGTAAAAGTGAATTTAAAACTCTCTTCAAATAAAAAGGAAATAGCTTTTAATGACATCGTATACTTACCAAAAAACAAGCAGCTATTTAAAAACAATGAGAATATATATTTAACTCAAATTCAATTAAATCTATTTGAACTATTTATTAATAATAAAAACCGAATAATTGAACAAGAAGAGCTTTATGATTGTTTGGAAAAACCAACTGGAAATGCTTTAAGATTTCATATTAATAAGTTAAAAAATTTAACAGAGTTAAATATAAAGAATATTAGAGGTCAAGGATATAGGCTATATTTACATAAAGGTACAAAATGCGCCACGGTTCTTAAATATGGCTTAATCTAA
- the fic gene encoding protein adenylyltransferase Fic, with protein MKNIDKLSIEKAYLLFDSKEIDNFEVGTLKGLQQIHKFLFDGLYDFAGEIRTLNISKGNFRFANSLYLKEILDKIETMNENTFEEIIAKYVEMNIAHPFMEGNGRTMRIWLDMMLKKNLKKVVNWQFIDKELYLQSMERSPINDLELRFLLSANLTDKVDDREVIFKGIEQSYYYEGYVVEK; from the coding sequence ATGAAAAATATTGATAAATTAAGTATTGAAAAAGCATATCTTCTTTTTGATAGTAAAGAGATAGATAACTTTGAAGTTGGAACATTAAAGGGCTTACAACAAATTCACAAATTTTTATTTGATGGATTATATGATTTTGCTGGAGAAATTAGAACTCTTAATATTTCAAAAGGTAATTTTAGATTTGCTAACTCTTTATATTTAAAAGAGATTTTGGACAAAATAGAAACTATGAATGAAAATACTTTTGAAGAGATAATAGCAAAATATGTTGAAATGAATATTGCTCATCCATTTATGGAAGGTAATGGAAGAACCATGCGTATTTGGCTTGATATGATGTTAAAGAAAAATCTAAAAAAGGTTGTTAATTGGCAATTTATAGATAAAGAATTATATTTACAATCAATGGAGCGAAGCCCTATTAATGATTTAGAATTAAGATTTTTATTAAGTGCTAATCTTACAGATAAAGTAGATGATAGAGAAGTAATATTCAAAGGAATAGAACAATCTTACTATTATGAAGGATATGTAGTTGAAAAATGA
- a CDS encoding type II toxin-antitoxin system PemK/MazF family toxin, whose amino-acid sequence MKNEFNCKDIVITEQNTKALIISKDDENSILDTVIILPLSSNTLDDMFPYRIRIQNRDNLIDDSDVLINQITTLNKFKIKEKIAKLSQEEYDLVIQALCKNFK is encoded by the coding sequence TTGAAAAATGAATTTAATTGTAAAGATATAGTTATTACAGAACAAAATACAAAAGCATTAATTATTTCAAAAGATGATGAAAATTCTATTTTAGATACAGTTATTATCTTACCATTATCATCTAATACTCTTGATGATATGTTCCCTTATAGAATTAGAATTCAAAATAGAGATAATTTAATAGATGATTCTGATGTTTTAATTAATCAAATTACAACATTAAATAAATTTAAAATAAAAGAGAAGATAGCTAAATTAAGCCAAGAAGAATATGATTTAGTTATACAAGCTCTTTGTAAAAATTTCAAATAA
- a CDS encoding recombinase family protein, with amino-acid sequence MLIGYARVSTTDQNLTFQKEALEKAGCERIYEDELSGTKDNRPGLLKALEMLRENDTLVVWKLDRLGRSVKSLIELVSELNSKNIHFKSLTDSIDTSTPSGRFFFHVMASLAQMERELIVERTKAGLESAKKLGRVGGRKRTMTDSKLASAKKLLESGALPKDVAKDLGVSLATLYRWIPAT; translated from the coding sequence ATGCTAATAGGATATGCAAGAGTTTCAACAACAGATCAGAATCTAACATTTCAAAAAGAAGCTTTAGAAAAAGCTGGATGTGAAAGAATTTATGAAGATGAATTAAGTGGTACAAAAGATAATCGTCCAGGTCTTTTAAAAGCTCTTGAGATGCTAAGAGAAAATGACACATTAGTTGTATGGAAACTCGATAGATTAGGAAGAAGTGTAAAAAGTTTAATTGAACTTGTGAGTGAACTGAATTCTAAAAATATTCATTTTAAAAGTTTAACTGATTCAATAGATACATCAACACCAAGTGGAAGATTCTTTTTTCATGTGATGGCAAGTTTAGCCCAAATGGAAAGAGAATTAATTGTTGAAAGAACAAAAGCTGGGCTTGAATCTGCTAAAAAACTAGGACGTGTTGGTGGAAGAAAAAGAACTATGACAGATAGTAAACTTGCAAGTGCAAAAAAACTTTTAGAATCAGGTGCTCTTCCAAAAGATGTAGCAAAAGATTTAGGTGTATCTCTTGCTACCCTTTATAGGTGGATTCCTGCAACATAA
- a CDS encoding DUF3147 family protein: MYYIIKVLISAILIVGISELSKRSSFVGAILASIPFVSVLAFIWIYVDTKNVETISKLSYSIFWLVIPSLVLFVILPIFLKYFNFYISLLGSIFITIISYYIMISLLQKFNISL, from the coding sequence ATGTATTACATTATAAAAGTTTTAATTTCTGCTATTTTAATTGTGGGTATATCAGAACTTTCAAAAAGAAGTTCATTCGTTGGAGCTATCTTAGCATCTATACCTTTTGTATCCGTGTTGGCTTTTATTTGGATATATGTTGATACAAAAAATGTAGAAACTATCTCAAAACTTTCATATTCAATTTTTTGGTTAGTTATTCCCTCTTTAGTATTATTTGTTATTTTGCCTATTTTTCTCAAATATTTTAACTTCTATATCTCATTATTGGGTTCAATATTTATTACAATTATTAGTTATTATATAATGATTTCTTTACTTCAAAAATTTAATATTAGTTTGTGA
- a CDS encoding YnfA family protein, whose translation MIGNLGIFFLAAFFEIFGCFAFWLYFRLGKTPWWIVLGVISLILFAYVLTKIDVENAGRIYAIYGGIYIIASLIWLVLVERESFNRWDIIGASLAMIGAFIIFIGNKAN comes from the coding sequence ATGATAGGTAATTTAGGGATATTCTTTTTAGCAGCTTTTTTTGAAATATTTGGCTGTTTTGCTTTTTGGTTGTATTTTAGACTTGGAAAAACTCCTTGGTGGATAGTGTTAGGGGTTATTTCTTTAATTCTTTTTGCTTATGTTTTAACCAAAATTGATGTGGAAAATGCAGGAAGAATTTATGCTATATATGGTGGGATTTATATAATAGCTTCTTTAATTTGGCTTGTTTTAGTTGAAAGAGAGAGTTTTAATAGATGGGATATTATAGGTGCAAGTTTAGCAATGATTGGAGCATTTATTATATTTATTGGAAATAAAGCAAACTAA